The Candidatus Nitrosopumilus sp. SW genomic sequence GATGGAGTTAAAGACGTTAAAGTAAATGTCTCAAATCACTTTATGGCAGAGCAGATTAACAATCAAGTTAACAATAGCCCAAATCCAAAAAAACTTGGTTAACTTCTAAAACCAAGCATATATCCTCTAAGAAGTTGAATTCCCATTGCAGGATCAACACCTTTAGGACATACTTGGCTACAAGAGCCAGCAAAATGACATCTCCAAATACCATGAGAATCATCAATAATTTTTAGTCTAGAGTCTTTTCCTTTATCTCTACTATCTGCAACATAGCGATATGCCTGAGCAAGAGCTTGTGGTCCAACAAATGAAGAATCAGTAGCCATAGTAGGACATGCTGAATTACATAATCCACATTTGATACAATTTGCAAATTGTATGTATTGTTCTAATTCTTCTGGAGATTGCAAGAATTCTTTTGCATCAGATTCTAACTCAGTATCATCTCTATCCAGATAAGGTTTGATTTTATGATGAGTATCAAACAATCTTTCGAACTTTACTGCTAAATCTCGAATGATTGGGAAATTGTTCATTGGTTCAACAGTTACAACATCAGAGTCCAATTCACTAACTTTGGTAAAGCATGCTAATCTTGGTTTTCCATTAATTATCATTCCACATGAGCCACATGTTGCTTGTCTGCATGAATAACGAACTCCAACTGAATGATCATGATGTTGCTTGACATCAAGGATTGTTTCTAAAACAGTAGTCCATTTTTCAACCGGAACAGAAAATTCCATGAATTGCTTTTCATTATCCTTTGTTGGATTGAATCTTGCAATTCGTAGTGTTTTTGTTCGTGGAGGTTGATTGTCTGCAACATCAGAAACTTGTGCCATCTCTATACCATCCCCATGTTAGTCATAATAATTGTTCGTGAACCATATGCAATTAGAGCAAACATTGCTGCAAGACAGCCATAAGAAACTGCCTTTTCATATGCACGTCCTTGTTTGAGTTCCAATAAGATCACTCTTAGTCCGTTAAATCCATGTATTGAAAGCAAGACTAGGATTAATTCCAACATTATTGCGTAAGGAATGAACTTGTAGTTTGCAAGTACGGTTTCATATTCTAAAGAGTCAGCAAAATTCATTGTCATACGCATCAATATGTGAACAGCTACTAAGGCAACAGCTGCTAAAGCAGTTCCATAGTGGATTTTCATAATTGTACTTTCTCTCATTTTATTCACCAAACATTACGGCTAATCCGTACATCATAGCAATTGCAGCAAGAATTATTGCAGAATAGATTCCAATCTTGTGTCTGTAATTTTGAGATGCAGGATCATATGGATAATCAGGTCTTGCAGGTTTTCCAACACCAACTCCACCATGTCCTAACATTACTCTAATACCATTAACAGTATGAAATACACACATTGCAATTACAATTGCCAAAACAATGTGTCCTTCAGTAGTTTGAGTTAATTCTAAAAACTCATTCCATCCTACTCGTCCTCGTAAAATGTTACTAGTTTCATAAATGTGACCGATAAAATATGCTAATAGTCCTAAGCCACTTAATCGCATTAACCAATAAGCTACTCTTTCAATTCCATAACGACCAGGATTAGCCATTCCTTTGATGCCTTCTTTGTGTTCGTCTTGAGCCATCTAGTATTTTCTCTCCACAGGCTGATACTTAGTGATTGTTACTGGGTGTGTTTTCATGATTGGTTCATTTGGATCATAATAGGCAAGTGTGTGATGCAAAAAGTTTGCATCATCTCTTTTAGTGTAATCAGTTCTTGCATGTGCACCACGAGATTCTTTTCTATTAATTGCACCAATTAATACAATTTCAGCTACTCGGAACATAGAATCAAGTTCCATAACATTTGAAAAGTTGGTATTGTATTCTTTTGCTTTATCATCAACGTGTTTCCAAGTTTGTGCTTTTAGTTCACGAATTCTCTTTAGACCTGCAACAAGATCTGTTTCATTTCTGTAAACGTATGCTTTCTCATTCATAGTATCAGTTAATTCTTGTCTAATTTCATAGGGATTTGCATCTCCATTTCCTCTAAAGATTCCATCATAGATTCTCTTCTCTTCTGCTGCAACTAAGTGATGTGGCCATTGATCTGCAGTAGTGTTTTTCATAGCATATTCTGCTGCCAATTCGCCTGTAATTTTTCCCCAAACAATACATTCAGAGGTAGAGTTTGCACCAAGTCTGTTTGAACCATGAACACTATTACATGCAGCCTCACCTGCAGCCCAAACGCCTTGGATTTCTGTTGCACCATCAATATCAGTATGAAGCCCACCCATCATGTAATGGCAAACAGGTCTAATGTCAAGTAATTCTTCAGCAGGATCAATTCCTGAGAATTTGATAGATATCTCTCTGATTCCACCTAATTTCTCTTTGATCTTTTCATCACCAAGATGTCTCAAATCAAGCTTCATACAATCAACTCCAGTTTCATGTTTGAAACCACGACCTTCCTGAATCTCTGTCATGATTGAACGAGAAACAATATCACGTGGAGCTAACTCCATTTTTCCAGCAGCATAAGTCTTCATGAATCGTTCACCTTTGTTGTTTAGAAGATAACCACCTTCTCCTCTTGCACCTTCAGTAATCAAAATACCAGATGGTAAAATTCCAGTAGGATGAAATTGTACAAATTCCATATCTTTGAGTGCCATACCTGCACGCAACCCCATATCCAAACCATCAGGAGTTGAAGATAACGCATAAGTTGAAAAACTATACAGTCTTCCAGCCCCACCAGTTGCAATGATGAGAGCTTTTCCTTTAATTGTATAAAATGTTCCAGAACCTAATTCAATTGCAGTAAGACCCATGAACTTTTTTCCATCATGAATAATGGATGTTGCAAACCATTCGTTAAGATATTCTATATTTTCAAATTTTTGACATGTATCATACAGTGTCTGCATTTCAAAGAAACCAACTTTATCTGATGCATAAGTTGCTCTTGGAAAACTATAACCACCAAAGTTTCTTTGATCAATCCTTCCATCCTCTTTTCGAGACCAAGGCATTCCCCAATGATCTAACTGATGAATTTCTTGTGGCATTTCAACACAAAGTCTTTCTGCAACATCTTGGTCTGCAAGAAAGTCACTACCTTTTACAGTGTCATATACATGGGATTCAATTGTATCACCTGCATCTTCTTGAATTACTGCAGCAGTTCCACCTTCTGCAGAAACAGAGTGAGAACGCATTACTTGTAATTTTGAAACAATACCGATTTTCAGATTAGGGCCTTTTTTTGCAGCTGCAATTGCGGCTCTAAGACCAGCTAATCCAGAACCACAAATTATCAAATCAAACTCAATTGAATCGACCATTTTAAGACAAACTTGCTTAGGGCGGGATAAATATGTAGTAATTGTAGGCATGATCCAAAATATTCATATATATCACTAGTGATATCACTAGTGATGATTTCTGAATGGTTCCAAAGAGTAGGAAGTTCAGTCCCTAGGGGATTTTCAAGATATTTCATCTTAGAATTATTGAAGAAAAAAGAACGAACTGGAAAAGAGATTATCGATTATGCAGTTGAACAAAGTAACGGGATTTGGAAACCATCACCAGGTTTGATCTATCCTTTGTTAGGAAGACTGCTAGATGAAGGATTAATTCAAGAAACAAAAGATGGAAAATATCAACTAACAGAAAAAGGTGCAGAAACTGCACAGGATGTAGACAAAGTTAATGATATTGTAAAAAAACAATTAGATGTTCTTTTCAGGTTAGGAAATGTTGGAAGGTTTGTAGCAATGGATTTGCTTGAAAAAATTTCTTCGATGGGATCAATTTTAAGCTCAAATGTTGCAAATATGACTAACGAGGAAACTGAAAAATATAGAAAATTTCTTCAAGAAGAACTTAAGAAGATAGATGCAAAAAATGTTGAAAAGAAAGGCAAAGAGATCAAAATAGAATAATATTTTTTGAAAAGTAAAAATTAATCTAATTTTTAGAAAAATTATGACAGGACTTACAAGACAACAAAAGTCTATAGTTTTTGGTTCATGGGCACCATTAATTTCAGTAACGATGTAATCAAAAGGTACAGAGTTAATTCCAATTTTACTTGGAGTTAATGTAATAGTTGATTCAATTATCATTTTGATTGGAGCAAAGATTAATCCTGAAACAAGAGATGTGGATATCGCTCAATAATTTTAAAATGATAAATAACTCGTAGAGACAACAAATTTATGAAAAATTTACGTAGTATGCTAAAATCTAACAAACCATTAGTTATTCCCGGAGTTTATGATGCAATTGGTGCAAAGATTGCAGAAAAAGTAGGATTTGATGCAATGTTTCAAACTGGGTATGGTACATCAGCTACTCTTTTTGGAATGCCAGATTATGGATTCATAGGTGCAACTGAAACAATTGATAATGCAAGAAGGATTTGTAGAGCAGTAAAAGTTCCAGTAATTGTTGATTCAGATACAGGTTATGGAAATGCATTAAGTGTCTGGAAGCTTGTAAAAGAATTAGAGTCTGCAGGAGCATCAGGAATTTTTCTAGAAGATCAAAGATGGCCAAAGAGATGCGGACATATGCAAGGAAAAGAAGTTGTCACGCAAGAAGAGTATACAGAAAAACTTGGTGCAGCAATTGATGCAAGAGAAAGTAAAGATTTCATAATTGTTGCAAGAACTGACGCAAGAGCAACCGAAGGATTAGATGCTGCAATAGAAAGAGGATTACAAAATAAAAAAACAGGTGCTGATGCAGTATTTGTCGAAGCACCAAGATCAATTGAAGAGATGAAAAAAATTGGAAAATCAATAAAAGCACCACTTGTTGCAAATATGATTGAAGGGGGAGCCACTCCAATTAGTTCAGCTAAAGAATTGCATAAAATGGGATTCAAAATTATTTTGTATCCATTATCAGTATTGTTTGCAAATACTTTTGCTACAATGAATATACTTCAAGAATTAAAGAAAACAGGAACAACTTCCAAATACAAAAACAAAGTAGTTAATTTTGATCAATTCAACGAACTAGTAGAGCTTTCAAAGTTCAGAAAGATGGAAAAGAAGTATGGATTTTCAAAAAGAGAATAAAATAAAAAATTACAAGTAAAGTCAGTTATGCCTGATTTCTCTTTACTTCAATTTCTATTGTTGAAACGTTTCTTGTTCTACCGTCTTGTGACTCTAAAGATTCTGAGCCTATCTTGATTTCTCCGATAGAGTATCCTGCATTTTCTGTTTTTCGTGCAATGATTTGAGCTACATCTACAGCACGTCCAATGCTGAGTCCTCTAGCTTTGATGTTGACGGATGGTAAGTTTGCCAATTGAATTAGTGTTGATGTAACATATGCCATCAATGGTTTCTTACCAATGAATATGGTGTCTCTTGCTTCGGTCGACATGGAAAATTTGGTATTTAAGGATAATTTAAAGCTAAAAGTGTTTTTTCTAGTCTGAGCAAATTTTTTTGAAAGATTTAAACCATTATTAGCTAGAAATCAAGATTTTATTTAGAATTTGGAAAATATTGTAAAAGTTTTAGAATCAGGAAGTAGTGAAGAGAAAATCAAAATTTTAGAAACTCTAGACAAAACAGAGAATCCCGAAATTTTAGAAAAAATTATTTCAAAATTAGATGATGAAGATATTCAAGTAAGAGGAGAAGCATTTAGTTCACTTTTACTAAATAAAAATAAAATTTCAGATTTATTGATTCGAAATTTGAATTCAACTAGTAAAAATGTTAGAGGTTTTGCAGCACTAGCATTAGCAAATAGAAATGAAACAGATGCAATTCCCAAAATAGCAAAACTTGCAAAAGATGAACGTTCTATGGTAAGATCATGTGCAATTGGTGCGTTGGGTCATCTAAAAGCAAAAGAGGAAAAAGAAATTTTTCTAGATTCAGTTTTAGATACAAATGTAGAAGTAAGAAAAAGTGCATTACAAGCAATAATTAATCTAAAATTTCCAATTTCAGAAGAAAAAATTAAAGAAATTTCTAAAGATGCGGATTCTGAATTATTAAAATTACTTTCTAAATTAAAGAAATAGTGGACCGGAAGGGATTTGAACCCTTGATCCGATGCATGCCATGCACCTATCCTACCAGACTAGACGACCGGCCCATATTCAGAATTCTGAATCAATTACATTTTTCAAATTGGTTATTAACGTTTAGCGGTCTAATAGAAAATCGATGTATGAAATTAACACAATATATTTAACCGTCAATATTATGATTGAATCGTTATGGTAGTAGATAACAAAGCAACTATCACATATGTTCAGTTATTAAAAGAGGATCTTGTAATTATTAGATTAGTTCCAAAAGAAGGTCCAGTTCCAGAATACAAAGCTGGTCAATTCATAACATTAGGATTACCGAATCCTGTTGAAGGAGGAAAAATTGTTAGAAGGGCATACTCAATTGCATCACATCCAGAAAACAGAGATTACATTGAGCTTGTAATTAGATGGGTAAGAAAACCACTTCCAGGAAGATTAACTACACAATTGTTTAACGCAAAAGAAGGAGATGAAATTCTTTGGCTCAAACCAACTGGAAGAGCATTATTAATCAATGAAGAGCTTCCAAATGGAGAGAAAGATAACAGAAGAATCATCTGTATCGGCGGGGGAACAGGTTTAGCACCTTTTGTTAGTTTTGCACAACATCTACATGATTCAGGTGATAAACGAGAGATTGTTGTATTACATGGTGCCAGTTACGTAGATGAATTAAGTTACAAAGATCTGTTAACTGAATTAGA encodes the following:
- a CDS encoding succinate dehydrogenase/fumarate reductase iron-sulfur subunit, whose protein sequence is MAQVSDVADNQPPRTKTLRIARFNPTKDNEKQFMEFSVPVEKWTTVLETILDVKQHHDHSVGVRYSCRQATCGSCGMIINGKPRLACFTKVSELDSDVVTVEPMNNFPIIRDLAVKFERLFDTHHKIKPYLDRDDTELESDAKEFLQSPEELEQYIQFANCIKCGLCNSACPTMATDSSFVGPQALAQAYRYVADSRDKGKDSRLKIIDDSHGIWRCHFAGSCSQVCPKGVDPAMGIQLLRGYMLGFRS
- a CDS encoding succinate dehydrogenase — encoded protein: MRESTIMKIHYGTALAAVALVAVHILMRMTMNFADSLEYETVLANYKFIPYAIMLELILVLLSIHGFNGLRVILLELKQGRAYEKAVSYGCLAAMFALIAYGSRTIIMTNMGMV
- a CDS encoding succinate dehydrogenase, producing the protein MAQDEHKEGIKGMANPGRYGIERVAYWLMRLSGLGLLAYFIGHIYETSNILRGRVGWNEFLELTQTTEGHIVLAIVIAMCVFHTVNGIRVMLGHGGVGVGKPARPDYPYDPASQNYRHKIGIYSAIILAAIAMMYGLAVMFGE
- a CDS encoding succinate dehydrogenase/fumarate reductase flavoprotein subunit; the protein is MVDSIEFDLIICGSGLAGLRAAIAAAKKGPNLKIGIVSKLQVMRSHSVSAEGGTAAVIQEDAGDTIESHVYDTVKGSDFLADQDVAERLCVEMPQEIHQLDHWGMPWSRKEDGRIDQRNFGGYSFPRATYASDKVGFFEMQTLYDTCQKFENIEYLNEWFATSIIHDGKKFMGLTAIELGSGTFYTIKGKALIIATGGAGRLYSFSTYALSSTPDGLDMGLRAGMALKDMEFVQFHPTGILPSGILITEGARGEGGYLLNNKGERFMKTYAAGKMELAPRDIVSRSIMTEIQEGRGFKHETGVDCMKLDLRHLGDEKIKEKLGGIREISIKFSGIDPAEELLDIRPVCHYMMGGLHTDIDGATEIQGVWAAGEAACNSVHGSNRLGANSTSECIVWGKITGELAAEYAMKNTTADQWPHHLVAAEEKRIYDGIFRGNGDANPYEIRQELTDTMNEKAYVYRNETDLVAGLKRIRELKAQTWKHVDDKAKEYNTNFSNVMELDSMFRVAEIVLIGAINRKESRGAHARTDYTKRDDANFLHHTLAYYDPNEPIMKTHPVTITKYQPVERKY
- a CDS encoding PadR family transcriptional regulator, translated to MISEWFQRVGSSVPRGFSRYFILELLKKKERTGKEIIDYAVEQSNGIWKPSPGLIYPLLGRLLDEGLIQETKDGKYQLTEKGAETAQDVDKVNDIVKKQLDVLFRLGNVGRFVAMDLLEKISSMGSILSSNVANMTNEETEKYRKFLQEELKKIDAKNVEKKGKEIKIE
- a CDS encoding oxaloacetate decarboxylase; its protein translation is MLKSNKPLVIPGVYDAIGAKIAEKVGFDAMFQTGYGTSATLFGMPDYGFIGATETIDNARRICRAVKVPVIVDSDTGYGNALSVWKLVKELESAGASGIFLEDQRWPKRCGHMQGKEVVTQEEYTEKLGAAIDARESKDFIIVARTDARATEGLDAAIERGLQNKKTGADAVFVEAPRSIEEMKKIGKSIKAPLVANMIEGGATPISSAKELHKMGFKIILYPLSVLFANTFATMNILQELKKTGTTSKYKNKVVNFDQFNELVELSKFRKMEKKYGFSKRE
- a CDS encoding DNA-binding protein — encoded protein: MSTEARDTIFIGKKPLMAYVTSTLIQLANLPSVNIKARGLSIGRAVDVAQIIARKTENAGYSIGEIKIGSESLESQDGRTRNVSTIEIEVKRNQA
- a CDS encoding HEAT repeat domain-containing protein, which gives rise to MENIVKVLESGSSEEKIKILETLDKTENPEILEKIISKLDDEDIQVRGEAFSSLLLNKNKISDLLIRNLNSTSKNVRGFAALALANRNETDAIPKIAKLAKDERSMVRSCAIGALGHLKAKEEKEIFLDSVLDTNVEVRKSALQAIINLKFPISEEKIKEISKDADSELLKLLSKLKK
- a CDS encoding ferredoxin--NADP reductase; protein product: MVVDNKATITYVQLLKEDLVIIRLVPKEGPVPEYKAGQFITLGLPNPVEGGKIVRRAYSIASHPENRDYIELVIRWVRKPLPGRLTTQLFNAKEGDEILWLKPTGRALLINEELPNGEKDNRRIICIGGGTGLAPFVSFAQHLHDSGDKREIVVLHGASYVDELSYKDLLTELENESIRRGKNEWNFKYRAAISRPQEWFNRSWAGQIGRVETFLRPRDNGMSPLEELIGDKITKENTIFYVCGWQGTIDGVMDFLKPKGFVTEHDKREDGSFEVKYESYG